In Brachypodium distachyon strain Bd21 chromosome 2, Brachypodium_distachyon_v3.0, whole genome shotgun sequence, one genomic interval encodes:
- the LOC100837679 gene encoding non-specific lipid-transfer protein 2 has protein sequence MAAAKATRTLVCIILLVAAVMMMAVPGEAATCSPTQLSPCAPAIIGNAAPTAACCGRVKAHPASCLCKYKKDPNLKRYVNSPNGKKLFAACKVRLPSC, from the coding sequence atggcggcggcgaaggcaaCAAGGACTCTCGTCTGCATCATTCTGCTCGTGGCGGCGGTGATGATGATGGCTGTGCCGGGCGAGGCGGCGACGTGCAGCCCGACGCAGCTGAGCCCGTGCGCGCCGGCGATCATCGGGAACGCGGCGCCCACCGCGGCGTGCTGCGGGAGGGTGAAGGCGCACCCGGCCAGCTGCCTCTGCAAGTACAAGAAGGACCCCAACCTGAAGCGCTACGTCAACTCACCCAACGGCAAGAAGCTCTTCGCCGCATGCAAGGTGCGCCTCCCCAGCTGCTAA
- the LOC100838585 gene encoding non-specific lipid-transfer protein 2: MKPGAQMLVALLAVVLMMMAMAAAPGAEAATTCNALQLSPCAGAIIGNAEPTAGCCSRMKAQEPCLCDYAKDPNLQRYVNSPNGKKVMAACKVPVPSC; this comes from the coding sequence ATGAAGCCGGGTGCTCAGATGCTCGTGGCGCTCCTCGCAGTGGTGCTGATGAtgatggccatggcggcggcgccgggggcggaggcggcgacgacTTGCAACGCGCTGCAGCTGAGCCCGTGCGCGGGCGCCATCATCGGGAACGCGGAGCCGACGGCGGGGTGCTGCAGCAGGATGAAGGCGCAGGAGCCCTGCCTCTGCGACTACGCCAAGGACCCAAATCTGCAGCGCTACGTCAACTCGCCCAACGGGAAGAAAGTCATGGCCGCCTGCAAGGTGCCCGTGCCGTCCTGCTAG
- the LOC100823454 gene encoding reticulon-like protein B9 gives MVPHVPSDSESDDDRQPPPTTPRPRPGPTTVLRLPRRQRSLHRLLGGQKVADVVLWRDRNRSAAILAGATAAWFLFDVAEYNAVTLLCHAALLGMLLLFACSIIAPLFDRAGPRVPEVIVSEQAFREAALAVHRKLERSVAVLYDIACGKDLKKFLTVIGSLWVLAIIGDNCSFTTLVYVVFLCALTFPALYERYETEVDHLVARGGEDLKKFYRRVDSGLLNKIPRGPVKRRVY, from the exons ATGGTTCCTCATGTCCCGAGCGACTCCGAGTCCGACGACGACCGACAACCGCCACCGACAacgccgaggccgaggccgggGCCGACGACGGTGCTGAGGCTGCCCCGCAGGCAGAGATCGCTCCACAGGCTCCTCGGCGGCCAGAAAG TGGCGGACGTGGTGCTGTGGAGGGATAGGAACCGGTCGGCGGCGATCCTGGccggggcgacggcggcgtggtTCCTCTTCGACGTGGCCGAGTACAACGCCGTGACGCTGCTCTGCCACGCCGCGCTCCTCGGgatgctcctcctcttcgcctGCTCCATCATCGCGCCCCTCTTCGACAG GGCAGGGCCGCGTGTCCCGGAGGTGATCGTGTCGGAGCAGGCCTTcagggaggcggcgctggccgTGCACCGGAAGCTGGAGCGCTCCGTGGCCGTGCTCTACGACATCGCCTGCGGGAAGGACCTCAAGAAGTTCCTCACG GTGATCGGGTCTCTGTGGGTGTTGGCGATCATCGGGGACAACTGCAGCTTCACGACTCTGGTGTACGTGG TGTTTTTGTGTGCTCTGACCTTCCCGGCGTTGTACGAGAGGTACGAGACGGAAGTGGACCATCTGGTGGCCAGGGGCGGCGAGGACCTCAAGAAGTTCTACCGGAGGGTGGACTCCGGTCTGCTCAACAAGATACCGAGAGGCCCTGTCAAGAGAAGAGTTTACTAG
- the LOC100823149 gene encoding LEAF RUST 10 DISEASE-RESISTANCE LOCUS RECEPTOR-LIKE PROTEIN KINASE-like 1.2, translated as MEPLLVFRFLLLLLLVAVASGAPAPDGDLYYNASMCHKPFTCGPNVDIHYPFHLANESSKVLDGAVPSSSYCGYPGMAILCSANNTATLHLGNVSLYTVQGIDYANKTITLADADTLLLPSATCPRVNRNVTIPKSPASMLEFSAADTGYLSFFFGCADPRPPPGIVPINCTTGFFDDGSLPSYLAPTADAPEGDWFVRASCKEVYVAPVLKRLLLSPEVYGRLGSDGGYGELLRQGFRLTWDPSAGPCVECERSRGQCSYDQGGGFLGCLCSDGRVRTPDCGAKKGDTKVIAIGLPVAAAVLLLLLLVVSFLYVRKRRQYKTTSSSRLLKHTASGGTPRSRCSSNDLESGGSVHNLPTHLFAYEELEEATDGFSAALELGDGGFGTVYKGQLRDGRVVAVKRLHNKSRSCRHVGQFVNEAAILSRMRHPNLVTFYGCTSSRSRELLLVYEHVPNGTVADHLHGPRAPERALPWPVRLRIAVEAASALDYLHAVDPPVVHRDVKTSNILLDTEFHIKVADFGLSRELLDGGGNAAHVVATAPQGTPGYVDPEYHRCYRLTDRSDVYSFGVVLAELVSSKPAVDVGRDRGDINLAAMAVDRVQRGLVGELVDMGIGYVEDGETRRMVTMVAELAFRCLQQDGEMRPPVREVLDVLRGMQREGGKVEDGGVPRSPDTVHAPWDSRSTTPSVSQ; from the exons ATGGAGCCGCTGCTCGTcttccgcttcctcctcctcctcctcctcgtggcCGTGGCCAGCGGCGCGCCGGCACCCGACGGCGACTTGTACTACAACGCGAGCATGTGCCATAAGCCCTTCACCTGCGGCCCCAACGTGGACATCCACTACCCGTTCCACCTCGCCAACGAGTCCTCCAAGGTGCTCGACGGCGCCGTGCCCAGCTCCTCCTACTGCGGCTACCCGGGCATGGCCATCCTCTGCTCCGCCAACAACACCGCCACCCTGCATCTCGGCAACGTCAGCTTATACACCGTGCAGGGCATCGACTACGCCAACAAGACCATCaccctcgccgacgccgacacGCTCCTTCTTCCCTCCGCCACGTGCCCCAGGGTCAATCGCAACGTCACCATCCCTAAATCCCCGGCCAGCATGCTCGAGTTCTCCGCCGCGGACACCGGCtacctctccttcttcttcggcTGCGCCgacccgcggccgccgcccggcaTCGTGCCGATCAACTGCACTACCGGCTTCTTCGACGACGGATCATTACCATCCTACCTCGCCCCGACGGCTGACGCGCCCGAGGGGGACTGGTTCGTGCGGGCGTCGTGCAAGGAGGTGTACGTGGCGCCCGTGCTGAAGCGCCTGCTGCTGAGCCCGGAGGTGTACGGAAGGCTCGGGAGCGACGGCGGGTACGGGGAGCTGCTCCGGCAAGGGTTCCGGCTCACCTGGGACCCCAGCGCCGGGCCGTGCGTCGAGTGCGAGAGATCCAGGGGCCAGTGCAGCTACGACCAGGGAGGCGGGTTCCTCGGCTGCTTGTGCTCCGACGGCCGCGTGCGCACGCCGGACTGCG GAGCGAAGAAAGGGGACACAAAGGTAATAGCGATAG GACTCCCCGTAGCTGCCGCGGTTCTGCTGTTGCTTCTCCTGGTGGTGTCGTTCTTGTACGTCCGCAAGAGAAGGCAGTACAAGACGACCTCGTCCTCAAGGCTCCTCAAGCACACAGCCTCCGGCGGGACGCCACGCTCCAGGTGCAGCAGCAACGACCTGGAGTCCGGCGGCAGCGTCCACAACCTGCCGACGCACCTCTTCGCCTacgaggagctggaggaggccaCCGACGGCTTCAGCGCCGCCCTGGagctcggcgacggcggcttCGGCACCGTCTACAAAG GGCAATTACGGGACGGGCGCGTGGTGGCGGTGAAGCGTTTGCACAACAAGAGCAGGAGCTGCCGGCACGTGGGGCAGTTCGTGAACGAGGCGGCGATCCTTTCCCGGATGCGGCACCCGAACCTGGTCACCTTCTACGGCTGCACGTCGAGCCGCAGCCgggagctgctgctggtgtACGAGCACGTGCCCAACGGCACCGTGGCGGACCATCTGCACGGCCCCCGCGCCCCAGAGCGCGCCCTGCCATGGCCGGTCCGGCTGCGCATCGCCGTGGAGGCAGCGTCCGCGCTGGATTACCTCCACGCCGTGGACCCGCCCGTGGTGCACCGGGACGTGAAGACAAGCAACATCCTCCTGGACACGGAGTTCCACATCAAGGTGGCCGACTTCGGCCTCTCCCGGGAGCTCCTGGACGGGGGCGGCAATGCCGCGCACGTCGTGGCCACGGCGCCGCAGGGCACCCCAGGGTACGTGGACCCGGAGTACCACCGGTGCTACCGGCTGACCGACCGCagcgacgtgtacagcttcggcgtCGTGCTGGCGGAGCTCGTGTCGTCCAAGCCCGCCGTGGATGTCGGCCGGGACCGGGGGGACATCAAcctggccgccatggccgtggACAGGGTCCAGAGGGGGCTGGTGGGCGAGCTGGTGGACATGGGGATCGGGTATGTCGAGGAtggggagacgaggaggatggtGACGATGGTTGCTGAGCTCGCGTTCCGGTGCCTGCAGCAGGACGGCGAGATGCGGCCGCCCGTCAGGGAGGTGCTCGACGTGCTCAGGGGGATGCAGCGGGAGGGCGGGAAGgtcgaagacggcggcgtgcCCCGCTCCCCTGACACCGTGCACGCTCCTTGGGACAGCAGGAGCACCACTCCCAGCGTCAGCCAGTGA
- the LOC100838287 gene encoding non-specific lipid-transfer protein 2: MKPAQLLVTLLAAWAAVILLVMCAAAPGAEAATTCNALQLSPCAGAIIGNAAPTAACCSRMKAQQPCLCQYAKDPNLQRYVSSPNGKKVMAACKVPVPSC, encoded by the coding sequence ATGAAGCCGGCTCAGCTGCTCGTGACGCTgctggccgcctgggcggcgGTGATCCTCCTGGTGATGTGCGCCGCGGCACCGGGGGCGGAAGCGGCGACGACGTGCAACGCACTGCAGCTGAGCCCGTGCGCGGGCGCCATCATCGGGAacgcggcgccgacggcggcgtgcTGCAGCAGGATGAAGGCGCAGCAGCCCTGCCTGTGCCAGTACGCCAAGGACCCCAACCTGCAGCGCTACGTCAGCTCCCCCAACGGGAAGAAGGTCATGGCCGCCTGCAAGGTGCCCGTGCCATCCTGCTAA